The genome window TGTAGTAGTAGACAAGAAGGATATTTGTGAGTTGTGGATAAACTAGCCCAAGTTCAGTGCTCTGGGGTGTTCCACTCGACTGAAAGGCTTGAGAATTGAGTGAAGTATATAACGAAGGTTCTAGTGGTCCAGTTCTACTGCAGAAAATATCACCTTGAACCAATTAAAGCTTATTCATAGGGATATTTGTGTGCTACAGTTGCAAGTGGACTAAGTTCAACGTCCCAcgtgttcctgtgatcttatgttGTGCTGGTGCATGGGAGCCACGTTGGTCAGCTCATATGCTGCTGGCACCATGAGAATACTCCTCCACTGTATAGTGGGCATGTTCAAGGGACATCTGCCCATTTCAGTTACCTTAATGGGCAGATTTCAGTGAGGTTTATCCCCTGCCCTGAACTCTAGTCACAGTCCAACATGTGGGAGCGGTAGTCCTTGTGTTCCTGCTGGTATAAACCCTCTCACCAGTCCTCAGGTCTGCACTGTCCCAAAGCCTGGCATACCATCTTGTGTCTGTGGTGACCACATCCCCCCCAAGTGTTCACCTCGCTGTGGCGAAGTCGTTCCAGTGAGTGGTTCACTCCCGTAAGGCTTGTTATGTGATCTACATGTGATAGCACAGCTCACCAAAGTGAGTGCCCTAACTCTACCGGTGTCTATTGCTCGGAACAGGGCCACGCTGTCATAGGTCAGTGCCATGGATAGCTCCACCGCTGATCGATCAACATGCAGTTTTCCCAAGCGATTTTGTGTGAGCACCGAAACCTTGGTAGGTCACTAATGCTCCCTGCCTCATTCGTTTGAATTCTACCATGTggttgatgaagacatccacactactaatacatctatgccaatacaagtaccaatttctggttccattactcgcgctcgtcaactcaaccatcaggtgattacactcttgagttcatgtccatcatatttagaccatggagacccgtgcactcttgttttgcttaggaaccaaggagaagaccgaaagggaaaaggatatgaacatgctggattcggactacagaagaacaccaacttgtgacagtCACCACGGTCACATGTGGGCtcagattggaatgttcaagcacaacatggaaatctTATcacgtctactttcatatggatccggaattatagtcatatctgttctaagGCCGTCGTAATCATTGtttccttaccgagacatttcctgcctttctgcctatggtgctgcgtcaccctattttggcccaatgggtcgtgtatcgagttgggtccattaggtacgcatcctagggttgcagcacaaccccaatacccttgtggtcatcctcccatgtttataaaccccctagccgacaccaagaacagcgggttttgtttagatcaagtttagctctcgctacttgcttgtaagcgtgCGTGCTGGTTCagtcgcccgtcttcttgtcttcggaaccccatcaTATTAGAGTTTGagtttgaaacctacatttatatctggtaattcagtacttgttctacttgttcttgctagttcttcaattgcttgcaggacgagtgccctattggccggggtgtcacgctccacaagatcgtgacagccataggaggtggtgtatcggttgctaaggcgtagcgtctttggaaggctgtagtcgggccgtgaacgtcgtctcctccaccAATCGATTTGTtctacaccctctcatcgaaagatcgggcattcACCCAacaggtgcacatcagttggtaatcagagcaaggtttatcggtgagagtttACTCTTCTTcgttgttttcttatctcctatagtccaggaaaagccaaaaaatagtagattagttttaccacaATCCTATAAATCATTGAgcctttactagtactacttagctagggcttgttgagttttcggTTGCattggttgtgtcgagttgctggtcttagtttattcctttaaagttttgagttctaccacgttttggtcaccacgagattcaccatcaccataaacatctctggctcgtttttgccaccacggatacatctaATGTCGGATTtgaaagtttaaatacaatctggaaagctcatcttatcttctttccaatggATCTGACCTTGCCTCAAAAttcattctgagcgctccgcaatcatcgtagagatttatgGACCTTCTGtaataacaagatttgttaaatctgatttcaaaggggctgttagcaatagccttattgtttgggttgttatAGTAAAAAAGGTTTAGGCCCATGCagaaagaaagaagaaaaaaatgagaaaacaaaagaaaaagaaggaaaagaagaagaaagaagaagaaagaaggggactgAATCTctaaaatctgttgtttctctttgtgttgtgctagttgttcttttccagtgactacctttgtgcctaggctcacgtctctagcatggtttagcctaggaccagcacagtaccaccattgaacgattattcagcttgcttttgtaactgacatggtactagtgtattccttgctttagcctacctacaactctacatatttggaCTATAGCTTgataggtcgtgttgctgcggcaccgatacacttattccacgtttGCAGActcgttggttgctgacccctcctgttgagcaaggtaagaattggtaagagcttgtgtggcaagttgagagtgagcgccttgcattagctacatcctaatagttgtggaGTTTTTAGTCCTTCACTTTTTTATCTTGTAGCCTATGTTCGTctgaccatggcaggattggaggttgatgatgcttctcgtaatataccacactctcctcgcaccaagggcatcatacaacactttgtaaggctggtgaagacgcacacggaaggtcttgataatgacttgcaggtgacgaatgaaaagatggggcaattggaggccacacagatcgacacaaacaccaaacttgcaaatgtggaagtgacagttgctcatattgacaagagccttgtcgcaatcttgaggcgatttgatgagatgcatgctaataccaatggtgtgtgtgatgagggcgccgaatgtaactgggatgactatgttgctgatactgaacaagatgaccaagaagcacctaatcgccggcgactatgtACTAactgtagaggtatgggtggttttcgccgacgtgaggtacatggtaatgatgatgcttttagtaaggttaaatttaagatacctccttttgatggtaaatatgaccctgatgcttacattatttgggagattgcggttgatcaaaagtttgcatgtcaTGAATTTTCTGAGAATGcatgggttagagctgctactagtgagtttactgaatttgcttctgtttggtggatagaacatggtaagaagaatcctaataacatgccacaaacttgggatgcgttgaaatgaGTCATGCGGGCtaaatttgttccttcttattatgcacatgatatgttaaacaagttgcaacaattgagacagggtactaaaagtgtagaagaatattatcaggaattacaaatgggtatgttgcgttgtaacatagagaagGGTgaagaatctgctatggctagatttttgggcgggttaaatagggaaattcaggacatccttgcttataaagattatgctaacgtaacccgattgtttcatcttgcttgcaaagctgaaagggaagtgcagggacgacgtgatagtgcaaggtctaatgtttctgtagGAAAATCTACACAATGGCagcagcgcacgactacgtcctgACGTCCATGACCagccgtacaccagcaccaactccctcacCGAGTTGACCAGCACCaccgccttcctccggcgacaaaccacgttcatcttccacaaattcagcaaccaaatctgcccagaaaccagcaaGTAGTGCCTCTTGAGTAGCCTCCatgggtagaacaagagatgttcagtGTTATCGATGTAAGGGCTATgaacacgtgcagcgtgattgtcctaatcaccGTGTTTTGgttgtaaaagacgatggtgggtattcctctgctagtgatttggatgaagctacacttgctttgcttgcagctgatgatgcaggcactaaggaaccacccgaagaacagattgatgcagatgatgcagagcattatgagagccttattgtacagcgtgtgcttagtgcacaaatggagaaggcagagcagaaccagcgacatacgttgtttcaaacaaattgtgtcattaaggagcgttcatgtcgtttgatcattgatggaggtagctgcaacaacttggctagcagcgacatggtggagaagcttgcacttacgaccaaaccgcacccgcatccatatcacattcaatggtttaacaatagtggtaaggtcaaggtaaccaagctggtacgaattaattttgctattggttcatatcgtgatgttgttgacttggttcatatcgtgatgttgttgactgtgacgttgtgcctatggatgcttgtaatattctgctaggtagaccatggcaatttgatacagattgtatgcatcatggtagatcaaatcaatattctctcatacaccatgataagaaaattattttgcttcccatgtcccctgaggctattgtgcgtaatgatgttgctaaagctacaaaagctaaaactgagaacaacaagaatattaaagttgttggtaataacaaagatgggataaaattgaaaggacattgcttgcttgcgatGAAATCTGATGTTAATGATTTATTTGCTTCCACTTCTGTTGCCTACgctttggtatgcaaggatgctttgatttcaattcaagataaacaacattctttgcctcctgttattgctaacattttgcaggagtattctgatgtatttccaagtgagataccagaggggctaccacctatacgagggattgagcaccaaattgatcttattcctggtgcatctttgccaaacagtgcgccatataggacaaatccgtaggaaacaaaagaaattcagcgacaagtgcaagaactactcgacaaaggttacgtgcgtgagtctcttagtccgtgtgttgttccggttattttagtgcctaagaaagatggaacatggcatatgtgtgttgattgtagagctattaataatatcaccaaacggtatcgacaccctattccacgtttagatgatatgcttggtgAATTGAGTGGTGCTATCGTGTTTTCTAAAGTTgacttgcgtagtgggtaccagcagattcgtatgaaattgggagatgaatggaaaactgctttcaaaactaagttcggattgtatgagtggttagtcatgcctttcgggttaactaatgcacctagcactttcatgagattaatgaacgaggttttgcaggCCTTAATTGGAAAAttagtggtagtatactttgatgacatattgatctacagcaaatctatggatgaacatgttgatcacttgCGTGTTGTTTTTAATGCCTTACGAGATgcgcgtttatttggtaaccttgagaagtgcacattttgcaccgatcgagtgtcgtttcttggctatgttgtgactccacagggaattgaggttgatcaagccaaggtagaagcgatacatggatggcctatgctaaagactatcacacaggtgcggagtttcctaggacttgttgGGTTCTattgccgttttgtgaaggacttcagtaccattgctgcacctttgaatgggcttacgaagaagggagtgcattttagttggggcaaagtacaagagcactctTTCaatgtgctgaaagataagttgacacatgcacctctcctccaacttcctgattttaataagacttttgagcttgaatgtgatgctagtggaattgtattcggtggtgttttgttacaagaaggcaaacatgttgtatattttagtgaaaaattgagtgggcctgttttaaattattctacttatgataaggaattatatgctcttgtgcgaacattagaaacatggcagcattatttgtggcccaaagagtttgttattcattctgatcatgaatctttaaaacatattcgtagtcaaggaaaactgaaccgtagacatgctaagtgggttgaatttatcgaaccttttccttatgttattaagcacaagaaaggaaaagagaatatcattgctgacgctttgtctaggagatatactttgctgaatcaacttgactacaaaatctttggattagagacgattaaagaccaatatgttcatgatgctgattttaaagatgtgttgctgcattgtaaagatgggaaaggatggaacaaatatatcgttaatgatgggtttgtgttaagagctaacaagctatgcattccagctagctccgttcgtttgttgttgttacatgaagcacatggaggtggcttaatgggacattttggagcaaagaaaatggaggacatacttgctcgtcatttcttttggcccaagatgagaagagatgtggcgaGATTGGTTACTCGTTGGATgacatgtcaaaaggcgaagtcacggttaaatccacacggtttgtatttgcctctacccgttcctagtgctccttgggaagatatttctatggattttgtgctgggatttcctaggactaggaagagacgtgatagtgtgtttgtggttgttgatatattttctaagatggcacatttcataccatgtcataaaaccgacgatgctactcatattgctgatttgttctttcgtgaaattgttcgcttgcatggtgtgcccaacacaatcgtttctaatcgtgatgctaaatttcttagtcatttttggaggactttgtgggcaaaattaggGACTAagattttattttctactacatgtcatccccaaactgatggtcaaactgaagttgtgaatagaactttgtctactatgttaagggttgttctaaagaagaatattaagatgtgggaggattgtttgcctcatgttgaatttgcttataatcgatcattgcattctactacaaagatgtgcccatttcagattgtatatggtttgttgtctcgtgctcctattgatttaatgcctttgccatcttctaaaaaactaaattttgatgctactaggcgtgctgaattgatgttaaaactgcatgaaactactaaagaaaatatagagcgtatgaatgctagatataagtttgctagtgataaaggtagaaagcaaTTAaagtttgaacctggagatttagtttggttgcatttgagaaaggaaaggtttcctgaattgcgaaaatctaaattgttgcctcgagccgatggaccgtttaaagtgctagagaaaattaacaacaatgcatataggctagatctgcctacagactttggggttagccccacatttaacattgcagatttaaagccctacttgggagaggaagttgagcttgagtcgaggacgactcaaatgcaagaaggggagaatgatgaagacatcaacactactgatacatctatgccaatacaagtaccaatttctggttccattactcgcgctcgtgcacgtcaactcaaccatcaggtgattacactcttgagttcatgtccatcatatttagaccatggagacccatgcactcttgttttgcttaggaaccagggagaagaccgaaaaggaaaaggatatgaacatgctggattcggactgcagaagaacaccaacttgtgacggttacCACAGTCACATGCTGGCtcagattggaatgttcaagcacaaaatggaaagcttatcaagtctactttcatatggatccggaattatagtcatatctgttttgAGGCCGACGTAATCATTGtttccttaccgagacatttcctgccttttctgcccatgatgctgcgtcaccctattttggcccaatgggtcgtgtatcgagttgggtccattaggtagcatcctagggttgcagcacgacccaatacccttgtggtcgtcctcccatgtttttaAACCCCATAGTCGCCACCAAGAAcaacgggttttgtttagatcaagttttgctctcgctacttgcttgtaagcgtgcgtgctggttcagccgcccgtcttcttgtcttcggaaccccaccatattggagtttgagtttgaaacctacatttatatctggtaattcagtacttgttcttgctagttcttcgattgcttgcaggacgagtgccctagtggtcagggtgtcacgctccacaagatcgtgacagccataggaggtggtgtatcggttgctaaggcgtagCATCTTTGGAAGGCTATAGTCGGACCGTGAACGTCATCTCCTCCACCAATCGGGttgttccacaccctctcatcgaaagatcgggcattcACCCAATGGGTGCACATCAGTGGTGGTcatggaattgagctcgccggatctAGTATTCTGTCACTGCCGTCGGAAGCATGGCTCCACGATCTCTGCGGTCGAATTGGGCGCTGGTATGAGTTCTTCGTGGGTCAGGGGTGGTGTTGACACCCTCATCGTCACCTGCGATAAGTCGCCATGCCCGATCGTCGTCGGTTCGCCAGAGAACTATGTGCCGGTGTCGTGGACTTGCTTTTGTGAAAGGGTGGAAACCGAGGGGCCTAAGTGAATCTGTCAGCGAGGGTACTAAACAGTGGTACAGGCCGTTATGGAATAGTCAGGGTGGTAGGATCCTCTGTGCGAAATTTCCAGCACGTGTGCGGGCTCCCGTCCGTGGGCCGGCTTGCCCTGTTGAGCAGGGCGTGTGGGCTAGTTGTGGGCCAACACTGTTGATGATTTTGCCTTTTCTTTTATCAAGTAGTTTAGAAATTGTCCCAAAAACCGTAGAAAAATCCAAAAATGTTGGGACAAATTTTGTGGGTGTCTAAAATCAAGAGCTCTCTAGTAAAGTTGGTTTTAGGATTTTTAGATCAGTTAGCAAATTTTAAGTGAATTTAGGGTGCTCTTTGAAGGActattggaattttagaaataagaGTTGAGCACAGAAAATCATGATTTTTTGTAGAAGCTTGTTATCAGAAGTTAAATCCTTGGGCAAAATTTTAAACTATTTGGATATGATTTGCTTAGCATGCTAATTATTGCCCAAAAAAAAGGACTTCACATATGGAATGAGGACACCTAGTAGTTTAGTGAAGTGATGAAGTTGCTTTAAGAGTTTTAAGCTTTTGGATAAGATCTAAGATGTATTAGTTCCCTGGTTTACTTAAGTGAATTCAAATTGGTCACTTCAATCAAGTGTTAAGTTAGGTAGAAATATGTGTATTCTTATCATATGTTTTAGTTTGTGATATTTAAGTTCCCCACCTCTCCTTGTGAGATTTTGCATTTCATATCATTACATAAGCATACATGTATttgtaattgacttgtagaacacctaAAAGATGTGGTGTTTGAAGGGGGAGTCTACACCAGTGGCTGCTGATCAAGTGGAGGAGCCATCTAACTGGGTATTGGATAGAGAGATATGGAACCTCTTCACTGcaataaggcaagccccggtgcatttgtccctttcttgtatttttaaaaagacttttatacactttaagtctagtgaaatgtgcattaagtttataggagttgcttggaaactattggatgcattgactaccttgatatccattccTGTTATAGATACTTCTTTGGAAGTATCAAACATTGTTTACAAAAGTTGCTTAGCCCTGCCTAGAGGTAAGTCTTgcagatagagtttgtcctttgcactaaTGCATAGCTCAgggtttatcctgaggaaggatggctctaCCTATAAGAATATTTTCACCAGGATCATTGAGAGATCTAATGCAAGGTTCCCTATGATGTTTTAATCTTCCTAAGGTACATAAATAAGTCCTAAGGATGAAAGTACTTAAATCgatacttgggctaggaacatgtgatgttctacctaggttgattaaggattataggGAATATAGGCATGTTGATCGAGGACTATATTAACTAGCCACTTGCCCtggtatgggacagggtaagcctaATCTCAGcttgaccaataccagaaagtctaccacgcaatgggagtggagagatggggagagtagcgtgtaccctttgtagcaagaggttggacggtggagtaactgtgctctcggttggcgtgaacccggtctggtcttgagataGCAGGGAGCGAGTtggcatatgcaagggttaagtgctacatatgtcatgtggttaggGATCCCCAGCTGGATAAATCGATTCGGGTCGCCGTTATATCCTCGGATAAtggagacttgatcactgacctgCAATATAAGTCATTGATGGAATCATAATGAGAAAAAAatcatgttgtattgattaatgtggtgatgaaattagactagatgcaaacaaggtctattaatacttaatctagaattaaaatgttgaaagtaaggactcattttagtaagcttttctgcaaactattaaagttgattcttgctaaaagcatttccttgattcccaaatccagcatatccttgagagtatttttccttagtcgggtaagatttgcgaaagtacactccgtacttagtgttttcaaacccatgttgttgcagatAATCAGGAGTATTCTAGATATCGCTGTGGCTCGAAGATGCTTCCAGTCTTAAAGGAGGATTAGTTAGATCTGTGTGTAAGCTTTGGAAGGGTTATACCTTCCTGGTTTGTATGTAAGTTATACACTTGAGTTCTATCAGGACTTGTAGTAATTATAACTCTTTCTATCATgtaaaacttgagttttggaaTAAAGAATATtttgtaaagtcttccgctctGTCTTCGAAGTGTGTGTATCGAATGTGATAACTGTAATATACATGTTTTGCGGGAGATCTCTGTGATAAGGAGTTCAAGTTGTtgaactcgatagccttgttaagttacacGGTACACGTGCATAGCCATCTGAGACCGTTAATTACAATGATTGGTACATGTGAGCTTGATAACTTAGGCCCTGTTTAGTTTCTTTAGTCACTAGACTaaattttagtgactaaagtttagttgctAAAGTAACCTGTTTGGTTCCAGTGACTAAATCGGACTAAAGAACATTAATTGCTGTGAATAATGACTATTTTACCCCTATTAATTAATGGATGTTTGCTATAAGAAGAAAGTGGAGAGGGCAAATAAGGTAAAAATACtattttagtcccttttagtcaccctttggtgactaaagaactaaagtttagtcaccccaatttagtcaccatgtttgcttctttagagactaaaagtgactaaataTTAGAGCATCTCCAGGTGTTCCCGATATAATAGATCCTTAAATAATTGTTTAGGAAGTTGATAAATATGGTATGGGAATAAAAAAACTATTTATCTCCAACGGTTCCGTATATGTAGGCACTTAAAATCAAATTTTCAAATCTGTGGTGGACCCAAGGCTTTCTGTTACAAACTCGTTGCCCTCCCTCCAGATGCGTCTTTCCCCTGTTCCTTTGATGCATCGCTGCATATACAGGCGTCCATTGCTGCTACGCCGCCAAGAAACAAAATCACGTTCTCTTCCTGTGTCTGCTAGTCGCCTGGGAGGGACTTCAAAGCACAGCACCTGCCAGTGCCACCACCGCTAGTTGCAAGGAACCGTCAGGGCCGGATCAAAACAAAAATCTTGGTATGTGAATTATcatatgaattggtacgtgcaatCGTAATGTTAATTGAAGTTGGTGTGTATGTAACATCTACAATTTTAATTTATGTGAATATATATTCAGAGTATATGTGATTGCAAAATCAGGTAATGGGTGAAAATAGATTGTTGTCATTACGAGATTTGGATGAATCATCATCAGATGATGATGATCATGTCATACTTTGTGCCGCACAAATCATTCAAAGTTATTCTCAAGTGCGTAGACAGCCAGGAGGCTCTGTTCCTGGTCGTGCATACATATATCGGGATAGAGAAGCGGGGCACGCGAGAATGTACCAAgattaccttgctgaaaatccaaCTTATGGCCCGAACTTGTTTCGACGGAGGTAAGAATCTAGTTGTCATTTGTCTCGATTAAATGTGTCATGTTTAATATTTTGGGTGCATCTTATTATTGGTGCAGGTTCAGGATGAATCGACCACTATTTCTTCGCATACTGAATGCTGTGGAACAACATGATGATTACTTCGAGCAGAAGAGAAATGCAGCTCATCAACATGGACTAAGTTGTTTTCAAAAGGTTACTGCAGTTTTTCGTATGCTAACTTATGGAGTAGCAGCTGATGCCACAGATGAATATGTACGCATTGGAGAAAGTACTACACTGGAAAGTCTACGAAGGTTTGTTAAAGTTGTAATAGAAGTTTTTGGAGATGAGTACTTGAGGTCACCCAATGAAAAAGATATTGAACGGTTACTTGCACTTGGTAATGAAAGAGGTTTTCCTGGTATGCTGGGTTCATTAGATTGCATGCATTGGAGGTGGAAGAACTGTCCATCTTCGTTGCAAGGTCAATTTTCCGGGCATCATCATACACCAACAATAATTTTAGAAGCAGTCGCTTCACAAGATTTATGGATTTGGCATGCTTTTTTTGGTTTGCCTGGATCTCTAAATGATATCAATGTTCTTCATAGGTCTCCACTTTTTGCAAAGCTAACAAATGGAGAAGGGCCAAAAGTGAACTACAAAATAAATAATCATGAGTATACAATGGGATATTACCTTGCAGATGGCATTTACCCTtcttgggctactttagttaagaCCATACCTGAACCACGAGGTAATAAGAGGACTTACTTTGCCAAAGCACAAGAAGCGGCACGGAAGGATGTTGAACGAGCTTTTGGAGTTTTGCAATCTCGGTTTGCTATTGTTCGGGGACCGGCACGATTGTGGGATGAAG of Zea mays cultivar B73 chromosome 8, Zm-B73-REFERENCE-NAM-5.0, whole genome shotgun sequence contains these proteins:
- the LOC109941826 gene encoding uncharacterized protein, with protein sequence MGENRLLSLRDLDESSSDDDDHVILCAAQIIQSYSQVRRQPGGSVPGRAYIYRDREAGHARMYQDYLAENPTYGPNLFRRRFRMNRPLFLRILNAVEQHDDYFEQKRNAAHQHGLSCFQKVTAVFRMLTYGVAADATDEYVRIGESTTLESLRRFVKVVIEVFGDEYLRSPNEKDIERLLALGNERGFPGMLEGPKVNYKINNHEYTMGYYLADGIYPSWATLVKTIPEPRGNKRTYFAKAQEAARKDVERAFGVLQSRFAIVRGPARLWDEETLNNIMISCIIMHNMIIEDEKNVDPKERFENGGDNVQPSHDVTAYFDEFLHNHRKIRNHEAHYQLREDLVEHLWQHHPDLYS